From one Catellatospora sp. IY07-71 genomic stretch:
- a CDS encoding regulatory iron-sulfur-containing complex subunit RicT has product MGLLCAVTFNKYGRLYYLDPGDFRPRVGDKVLVHTDDGPEVAECVWAPEWSDEDTAGFPKVIGLAGADDVSRDDLIRRRKAEARVAANRLIREHQLPMKVIAVDHVPGGPADGDDPGPSPRTTVYFTAPHRVDFRSLVRDLGATLKCRVELRQLSARDSAKVQGGIGSCGRDLCCSTFLTEFEPVSIRMAKDQDLPLNPMRISGACGRLMCCLKYEHPLYQDFQATAPALGEQVVTADGEEGRVVGHSVPRDAVVIRLAADGSRTVCPKASVCGSRKSYEDRYAV; this is encoded by the coding sequence ATGGGCCTGCTGTGTGCCGTGACGTTCAACAAGTACGGGCGGCTGTACTACCTCGACCCCGGCGACTTCCGTCCCCGCGTGGGCGACAAGGTGCTGGTGCACACCGACGACGGGCCCGAGGTCGCCGAGTGCGTGTGGGCGCCCGAGTGGAGCGACGAGGACACCGCCGGCTTCCCGAAGGTCATCGGCCTGGCCGGGGCCGACGACGTCAGCCGCGACGACCTGATCCGCCGGCGCAAGGCCGAGGCGCGGGTGGCCGCCAACCGGCTCATCCGCGAGCACCAGCTGCCCATGAAGGTCATCGCGGTGGACCACGTGCCCGGCGGGCCCGCCGACGGCGACGACCCCGGCCCGAGCCCGCGCACCACCGTCTACTTCACCGCCCCGCACCGGGTGGACTTCCGCTCGCTGGTACGCGATCTCGGCGCGACCCTGAAATGCCGGGTGGAGCTGCGGCAGCTGTCCGCGCGCGACTCGGCGAAGGTGCAGGGCGGCATCGGCTCCTGCGGGCGTGATCTGTGCTGCTCGACGTTCCTGACCGAGTTCGAGCCGGTCAGCATCCGCATGGCCAAGGACCAGGACCTGCCGCTCAACCCGATGCGCATCTCCGGCGCCTGCGGGCGGCTGATGTGCTGCCTGAAGTACGAGCACCCGCTCTACCAGGACTTCCAGGCCACGGCTCCGGCGCTCGGCGAGCAGGTGGTCACCGCCGACGGCGAGGAGGGGCGCGTGGTCGGGCACTCGGTGCCGCGCGACGCCGTGGTCATCCGGCTCGCCGCCGACGGCTCCCGCACCGTCTGCCCGAAGGCGTCGGTGTGCGGGAGCCGCAAGTCGTACGAGGACCGCTACGCGGTGTGA
- a CDS encoding metallophosphoesterase: MTVIPPRSPSDPTPVGGRTHRPTKLEPAQLGFTPQGAVAWLSPLQLAATGVRVAFAAQFGAYLDKRELQNAFPTKVHDDHVHDEELWMDYIADLGDGFNPTYTMAYLLAQEQIEASGETLPRGRVLVLGGDSVYPTASGKAYEDRFEGPYRAALPQVPAENPPTLFALPGNHDWYDGLTAFLRLFARREGSRIGGWRTKQTRSYFALQLPHRWWLLALDAQGAAYMDDPQLEYFRGVAANIQPGDRIILVTPQPAWVQSEEHPLYYDTIDYFLRTVIDPTGADVAVMLSGDLHHYARYAQSDIGRQLITCGGGGAYMAATNHLPEQIEVPPRHSQVRRQSTGMPYKLQKTYPTKLRSRWLGSGVFARLPWRNPGFATMLGIMHTMLMLSFNNAAGRILTVPIFLMTAAVMASTVFFAVGLTEGEARLKPIILGSLHGIAHLALGVGGLFLWRALPFDHYKPAVQAALAVVVYLTPAGVVAALLVSLYLLVAATFKVNVNELFAGQGIEDFKCFLRMRFAPDGTLSIYVVGVDTISTKWVPQPSGSWFGPAKPLRPRLVDEVVTLGPAKQHAAPPAVIPADAPDPSHTA; this comes from the coding sequence GTGACCGTGATCCCTCCGCGCAGCCCCTCCGACCCCACCCCGGTCGGCGGCCGGACACACCGTCCGACCAAACTCGAGCCGGCGCAGCTCGGTTTCACTCCGCAGGGCGCCGTGGCCTGGCTCAGCCCGCTGCAACTGGCCGCCACCGGTGTCCGTGTCGCGTTCGCGGCGCAGTTCGGCGCCTATCTGGACAAGCGCGAGCTGCAGAACGCCTTCCCCACCAAGGTCCACGACGACCACGTGCACGACGAAGAGTTGTGGATGGACTACATCGCCGATCTCGGCGACGGGTTCAACCCGACCTACACCATGGCGTACCTGCTGGCGCAGGAGCAGATCGAGGCGAGCGGCGAGACGCTGCCGCGCGGCCGGGTGCTGGTGCTCGGCGGCGACTCGGTGTACCCGACCGCGAGCGGCAAGGCGTACGAGGACCGCTTCGAAGGCCCGTACCGGGCCGCGCTGCCGCAGGTCCCCGCGGAGAACCCGCCGACGCTGTTCGCGCTGCCCGGCAACCACGACTGGTACGACGGCCTGACCGCGTTCCTGCGCCTGTTCGCGCGGCGCGAGGGTTCGCGCATCGGCGGCTGGCGCACCAAGCAGACCCGGTCGTACTTCGCGCTCCAGCTGCCGCACCGCTGGTGGCTGCTGGCGCTGGACGCGCAGGGCGCGGCGTACATGGACGACCCGCAGCTGGAGTATTTCCGGGGCGTGGCCGCCAACATCCAGCCCGGGGACCGGATCATCCTGGTCACCCCGCAGCCGGCCTGGGTCCAGTCCGAGGAGCACCCGCTCTACTACGACACCATCGACTACTTCCTGCGTACGGTGATCGACCCGACCGGCGCGGACGTGGCGGTGATGCTGAGCGGCGACCTGCACCACTACGCGCGGTACGCGCAGTCCGACATCGGCCGGCAGTTGATCACCTGTGGCGGCGGCGGCGCCTACATGGCGGCGACCAACCACCTGCCCGAGCAGATCGAGGTGCCGCCGCGGCACTCGCAGGTGCGCCGCCAGAGCACGGGCATGCCGTACAAGCTGCAGAAGACCTACCCGACGAAGCTGCGCTCGCGCTGGCTGGGCAGCGGGGTCTTCGCCCGGCTGCCGTGGCGCAACCCGGGCTTCGCCACGATGCTCGGCATCATGCACACGATGCTCATGCTGTCGTTCAACAACGCGGCGGGACGCATCCTCACCGTGCCGATCTTCCTGATGACGGCGGCGGTCATGGCCTCGACGGTGTTCTTCGCGGTCGGCCTCACCGAGGGCGAGGCCCGGCTGAAACCGATAATCCTCGGCTCGCTGCACGGCATAGCGCATCTGGCGCTGGGCGTGGGCGGGCTGTTCCTGTGGCGCGCGCTGCCGTTCGACCACTACAAGCCCGCGGTGCAGGCGGCGCTGGCCGTCGTCGTCTACCTGACCCCCGCCGGGGTGGTCGCGGCGCTGCTGGTGTCGCTGTACCTGCTGGTCGCGGCGACGTTCAAGGTGAACGTGAACGAACTGTTCGCCGGGCAGGGCATCGAGGACTTCAAGTGCTTCCTGCGGATGCGCTTCGCGCCCGACGGCACGCTGAGCATCTACGTGGTCGGCGTGGACACCATCTCCACCAAGTGGGTGCCCCAGCCGAGCGGAAGCTGGTTCGGCCCGGCGAAGCCGCTGCGGCCGCGCCTGGTGGACGAGGTCGTCACCCTCGGCCCGGCGAAGCAGCATGCGGCCCCGCCGGCCGTGATCCCGGCCGATGCGCCGGACCCGAGTCACACCGCGTAG
- a CDS encoding DUF2218 domain-containing protein, whose amino-acid sequence MMITEGSAPTERAGRYLKQVLSHFSHKIDVELAEDRGTAVFGAGRAELTATPEALVVRIEAADAEQAANVERVIVSHAERFGEKDGLRFGQFTPVAAA is encoded by the coding sequence ATGATGATCACTGAGGGGAGCGCCCCCACCGAACGCGCCGGCCGGTACCTCAAGCAGGTGCTCAGCCACTTCAGCCACAAGATCGACGTGGAGCTCGCCGAGGACCGCGGCACCGCCGTGTTCGGGGCCGGCCGTGCCGAGCTGACCGCCACCCCCGAGGCCCTCGTGGTCCGCATCGAGGCCGCCGACGCGGAGCAGGCCGCCAACGTCGAGCGGGTGATCGTGAGCCACGCCGAGCGCTTCGGCGAGAAGGACGGCCTCAGGTTCGGGCAGTTCACGCCCGTGGCCGCGGCTTGA
- a CDS encoding DUF4173 domain-containing protein, translated as MAVLIAGLAGAAALPLTSLGVGWALVAVILLAATLRGRARPRPAAIGLAVAAVVLVGVGAWRAAPWLFLLCLAAALLLASLAAGGPLTWRGLLLAPRILPSAAVTGLREDLGDRRDGGGRDGSPPRPGPRALLGWLVALVAVTVFGALFTAADGVFARFLAGLLPGPGEIIRAVGGFTVAALLGVAVAHLARRRARDLPTAVGSTLAADTTPPAADPAPPATGTAASAAVTAARPGGSGPAARPGGRTRRGPLLPGEWVPTLALLDLLFGAFVAVQVTTWFRGHAYVLDPAGPSYAEYARGGFGQLLTVTLLTLGVVAVLAAHAARDTPGRRLLLRALGGILCLFTLVVVASAVTRMALYVQAYGFTRPRLLADALVLWLGVVFVVILVAGVRLRARWLPHALLGSALAVLGGLVAVDPDALVARTVIGRFEQDGHLDASYLAMLSADAAAELDRLPEPQRSCALGPLADRLREPDPWYAFNLSRARARELLDARPPQPGWQARCSTGTPDPYQRGG; from the coding sequence ATGGCCGTGCTGATCGCGGGGCTGGCGGGAGCGGCGGCCCTGCCTCTGACCAGTCTCGGTGTGGGCTGGGCGCTCGTCGCGGTGATCCTGCTGGCGGCGACGCTGCGCGGCCGTGCCCGCCCGAGGCCCGCCGCCATCGGTCTCGCGGTGGCCGCAGTCGTGCTGGTCGGGGTGGGCGCGTGGCGCGCCGCACCGTGGCTGTTCCTGCTCTGCCTGGCCGCCGCGCTGCTGCTCGCCTCGCTGGCCGCCGGAGGTCCGCTCACCTGGCGCGGGCTGCTGCTGGCCCCGCGAATCCTGCCGTCGGCCGCCGTGACCGGGCTGCGCGAAGACCTGGGAGACCGTCGTGACGGGGGCGGACGTGACGGCTCGCCGCCACGCCCGGGCCCGCGGGCGCTGCTCGGCTGGCTGGTCGCGCTGGTCGCCGTGACCGTCTTCGGCGCCCTCTTCACGGCGGCCGACGGCGTGTTCGCCAGGTTCCTCGCCGGCCTCCTGCCCGGCCCCGGCGAGATCATCCGGGCCGTCGGCGGCTTCACCGTCGCTGCGCTGCTCGGCGTGGCGGTCGCCCACCTCGCCCGCCGACGAGCACGCGACCTGCCCACAGCGGTCGGCTCGACCCTGGCGGCCGACACGACACCACCAGCCGCCGATCCGGCCCCTCCGGCCACCGGCACCGCCGCCTCAGCCGCCGTCACCGCCGCCCGGCCCGGCGGGTCAGGTCCGGCGGCACGGCCCGGCGGCCGGACCCGGCGCGGCCCGCTGCTGCCCGGCGAGTGGGTGCCCACCCTGGCGCTGCTCGACCTGCTGTTCGGGGCCTTCGTGGCAGTACAGGTGACGACCTGGTTCCGCGGCCACGCATACGTGCTCGACCCGGCCGGGCCCAGCTACGCCGAGTACGCCCGCGGCGGATTCGGCCAGCTGCTCACCGTCACCCTGCTCACGCTGGGCGTGGTGGCCGTCCTCGCGGCGCACGCGGCGCGCGACACCCCGGGCCGTCGCCTGCTGCTGCGCGCGCTCGGCGGGATCCTCTGCCTGTTCACCCTGGTCGTCGTCGCCTCTGCGGTGACCCGGATGGCGCTGTACGTGCAGGCGTACGGCTTCACCCGGCCCCGGCTGCTGGCCGACGCGCTGGTGCTGTGGCTCGGCGTGGTGTTCGTCGTGATCCTGGTGGCAGGCGTCCGGCTGCGGGCCCGGTGGCTGCCCCACGCGCTGCTCGGCTCGGCCCTGGCCGTGCTCGGCGGGCTGGTCGCCGTCGACCCGGACGCGCTGGTGGCGCGCACCGTGATCGGGCGCTTCGAGCAGGACGGGCACCTCGACGCGAGCTACCTCGCGATGCTGTCGGCCGACGCCGCCGCCGAACTCGACCGGCTACCCGAGCCGCAACGCAGCTGCGCCCTCGGGCCGCTCGCCGACCGGCTGCGCGAACCGGACCCCTGGTACGCCTTCAACCTCTCCCGCGCCCGGGCCCGGGAGCTGCTCGACGCGCGCCCGCCCCAGCCGGGCTGGCAGGCGCGGTGCTCGACCGGCACGCCCGACCCGTACCAGCGGGGCGGCTGA
- a CDS encoding MFS transporter has product MSLKRFALDVRPLRRRDFRLVYTAAGVSSFGSMITYVTIPFQLKQMTGDTLIVGLLGVAELVPLLFMAFVGGALADYVDRRKLVFWAEAALAVLAALLLLNALVGTPKVWVLFVIAALGAAIDGVHRPAMDAMMPRLAPAEEMPAVGALNSLRWQIAQIAGPTLAGLMIANFDVAWVFAFDLATYAVSLTCFAMVRSIAPPEAADRPSLRSVVEGVRYARSRPELIGTYLIDINAMFFAFPVALYPWVADRYGGASVLGLFYAALAAGSMLVTLTSGWTARVHRHGLAVLIAAGAWGLGIVLFGMAGSLWLALLGLVVAGASDMISGLFRGIIWNQTIPDHLRGRLAGIEMLSYLTGPMLGQTRAGLSARWWGPAGAVVWGGVLCVVGTGALAAALPAFLKYDGREGLARKQAEEAARAAKIAAAREAAIAPGATFQDPGLQPAVEAATP; this is encoded by the coding sequence ATGAGCTTGAAGCGCTTCGCGCTGGACGTGAGGCCGCTGCGCCGGCGCGACTTCCGCCTGGTGTACACGGCCGCCGGGGTCAGCAGCTTCGGCTCGATGATCACATACGTCACCATCCCGTTCCAGCTCAAGCAGATGACCGGCGATACGCTCATCGTCGGCCTGCTCGGCGTGGCCGAACTGGTGCCGCTGCTGTTCATGGCGTTCGTCGGCGGCGCGCTGGCCGACTACGTGGACCGGCGCAAGCTCGTCTTCTGGGCCGAGGCCGCGCTCGCCGTACTCGCCGCGCTGCTGCTGCTCAACGCGCTCGTCGGCACGCCGAAGGTCTGGGTGCTGTTCGTCATCGCCGCCCTGGGCGCCGCGATCGACGGCGTCCACCGGCCCGCGATGGACGCGATGATGCCGCGGCTCGCCCCCGCCGAGGAGATGCCCGCCGTCGGCGCGCTCAACTCGCTGCGCTGGCAGATCGCGCAGATCGCCGGGCCCACCCTGGCCGGTCTCATGATCGCCAACTTCGACGTGGCCTGGGTCTTCGCGTTCGACCTGGCCACCTACGCGGTGTCGCTGACCTGCTTCGCCATGGTGCGGTCCATCGCCCCGCCGGAGGCCGCCGACCGGCCCTCGCTGCGCTCGGTCGTGGAAGGCGTCCGGTATGCCCGCAGCCGTCCCGAGCTGATCGGCACGTACCTGATCGACATCAACGCGATGTTCTTCGCGTTCCCGGTGGCGCTCTACCCGTGGGTCGCCGACCGGTACGGCGGCGCGTCCGTGCTCGGCCTGTTCTACGCGGCGCTGGCCGCCGGGTCGATGCTGGTCACGCTCACCTCAGGCTGGACCGCCCGAGTGCACCGGCACGGCCTGGCCGTGCTCATCGCCGCGGGCGCGTGGGGCCTGGGCATCGTGCTGTTCGGCATGGCCGGGTCGCTGTGGCTGGCGCTGCTGGGCCTGGTCGTGGCGGGCGCCTCCGACATGATCTCCGGGCTGTTCCGGGGCATCATCTGGAACCAGACCATCCCCGACCACCTGCGCGGGCGGCTCGCCGGGATCGAGATGCTGTCGTACCTCACCGGCCCGATGCTCGGCCAGACCCGCGCCGGGCTCAGCGCCCGCTGGTGGGGCCCGGCCGGGGCGGTCGTCTGGGGCGGCGTGCTCTGCGTCGTCGGCACCGGCGCGCTCGCCGCCGCCCTGCCCGCCTTCCTCAAGTACGACGGCCGCGAGGGCCTCGCCCGCAAGCAGGCCGAGGAAGCCGCCCGCGCCGCCAAGATCGCCGCCGCTCGCGAGGCCGCCATCGCCCCTGGCGCGACTTTCCAAGACCCGGGCCTGCAACCAGCCGTGGAAGCCGCAACTCCGTAA
- a CDS encoding NUDIX domain-containing protein, with amino-acid sequence MGAEDGWVNSYHGRMRAAMGDATLFFLGARGVIRDEQGRILLIKRTDNGYWAFPAGAMELGESMRDCAIRETFEETGLKAGRATLFAFLSGPQYTFTNVFGDTYQHISGSYLLTEVSGELTPDPYEASDAGWFHPDDLPEPTSGAVLWTLDHLARFEATGEIYSD; translated from the coding sequence ATGGGTGCTGAGGACGGCTGGGTCAACTCGTACCACGGCAGGATGCGCGCGGCCATGGGCGACGCCACCCTGTTCTTCCTCGGGGCGCGCGGCGTCATCCGGGACGAGCAGGGACGGATCCTGCTGATCAAGCGGACGGACAACGGCTACTGGGCCTTCCCCGCTGGCGCGATGGAACTCGGCGAGTCGATGCGCGACTGCGCGATCCGGGAGACCTTCGAGGAGACCGGGCTCAAGGCGGGGCGGGCCACGCTGTTCGCCTTCCTGTCCGGGCCGCAGTACACCTTCACCAACGTCTTCGGCGACACCTACCAGCACATCTCCGGCTCATACCTGCTGACCGAGGTCTCCGGCGAGCTCACCCCGGACCCGTACGAGGCGTCCGACGCGGGCTGGTTCCACCCGGACGACCTGCCCGAGCCGACCTCCGGCGCGGTGCTGTGGACGCTGGACCACCTCGCCCGCTTCGAGGCCACCGGCGAGATCTACTCCGACTGA
- a CDS encoding Ku protein translates to MRAIWKGAVSFGLVSISVKLYSATEEKDIRFHQVHKADGGRIKYQRVCAIDGEQVSYDQIAKGYDMGGGEMVVLTDEDFKNLPLTSSRAIEVLEFVPNEQIDPILYDKAYYLEPDGAAGVKPYLLLREALAHVDRVAVVKVALRQRETLATVRVHEGVLVLNTMLWPDEVREPAFDFLDDAVQVRPQEVKMAESLVDSMSGDFKPEEFTDAYREALQQVIDVKVGKKDTVVQPTTEEPIAPTVDLMAALRESVERARAARGGAEEKRTGGHATVTPIKKAAKKAEPQEAAPKKSTAKKAAPAKAAAKKSTTAKKTTAKKTPAKKAKAA, encoded by the coding sequence ATGAGGGCGATCTGGAAGGGTGCCGTCTCCTTCGGGCTGGTCTCCATCTCGGTGAAGCTCTACTCCGCCACGGAGGAGAAGGACATCCGGTTCCACCAGGTGCACAAGGCCGACGGGGGCCGGATCAAGTACCAGCGTGTCTGTGCCATCGACGGCGAGCAGGTCAGCTACGACCAGATCGCCAAGGGGTACGACATGGGCGGCGGCGAGATGGTGGTGCTCACCGACGAGGACTTCAAGAACCTCCCGCTGACCAGCTCACGGGCGATCGAGGTGCTGGAGTTCGTGCCGAACGAGCAGATCGACCCGATCCTGTACGACAAGGCGTACTACCTGGAGCCGGACGGGGCCGCCGGGGTCAAGCCGTACCTGCTGCTGCGCGAGGCGCTGGCGCACGTGGACCGGGTCGCCGTGGTGAAGGTGGCGCTGCGCCAGCGGGAGACCCTGGCGACGGTACGCGTGCACGAGGGCGTGCTGGTGCTCAACACCATGCTGTGGCCGGACGAGGTGCGCGAGCCGGCCTTCGACTTCCTCGACGACGCCGTGCAGGTGCGCCCGCAGGAGGTCAAGATGGCCGAGTCGCTGGTCGACTCGATGTCGGGCGACTTCAAGCCGGAGGAGTTCACCGACGCCTACCGCGAGGCGCTGCAGCAGGTCATCGACGTGAAGGTCGGTAAGAAGGACACGGTGGTGCAGCCGACCACCGAGGAGCCGATCGCGCCGACGGTCGACCTGATGGCGGCGCTGCGCGAGTCGGTGGAGCGGGCCCGCGCGGCCCGGGGCGGGGCGGAGGAGAAGCGCACCGGCGGCCACGCCACGGTGACCCCGATCAAGAAGGCGGCGAAGAAGGCCGAGCCGCAGGAGGCCGCGCCCAAGAAGAGCACGGCCAAGAAGGCGGCGCCGGCCAAGGCCGCCGCCAAGAAGAGCACGACGGCGAAGAAGACGACCGCGAAGAAGACCCCGGCGAAGAAGGCCAAGGCAGCTTGA
- a CDS encoding DNA ligase has product MLATAGPLPSGPQWAYEVKWDGFRAVYAAGRFHGRSGRQLTGPRMPELAEVLDGELVAFDAHGRPSFQALQQGVPPVYVAFDVIRLDLAYDERRAVLDGLGLATVSPSFEDGQAVVAAARELGLEGVVAKRRSSRYQPGMRSPDWVKWKFVRTGEFVIGGWRPGAHPLGALLIGTPLPDGTLRYRGRVGGGLTVRVERALLPVLRELSREASPFTGPAEAGAWVEPLLVVEVRYSEITPDGRLRFPVFLRLRPDKLPGDCVGEDCG; this is encoded by the coding sequence ATGCTGGCTACGGCCGGCCCGCTGCCCAGCGGCCCGCAGTGGGCGTACGAGGTGAAGTGGGACGGCTTCCGGGCCGTCTACGCCGCCGGGCGCTTCCACGGCCGGTCCGGGCGGCAGCTGACCGGGCCGCGCATGCCCGAGCTGGCCGAGGTGCTCGACGGTGAGCTGGTCGCCTTCGACGCGCACGGCAGGCCCAGCTTCCAGGCCCTGCAGCAGGGCGTGCCCCCGGTGTACGTGGCGTTCGACGTGATCCGGCTCGACCTCGCCTACGACGAGCGCCGGGCGGTGCTGGACGGGCTGGGTCTGGCCACGGTGTCGCCGAGCTTCGAGGACGGCCAGGCCGTCGTCGCCGCCGCGCGTGAGCTGGGCCTGGAGGGTGTGGTCGCCAAGCGCCGGTCTTCCCGCTACCAGCCCGGGATGCGCTCGCCCGACTGGGTCAAGTGGAAGTTCGTACGCACCGGCGAGTTCGTGATCGGCGGCTGGCGGCCCGGCGCCCACCCGCTCGGCGCGCTGCTGATCGGCACCCCGCTGCCGGACGGCACGCTGCGCTACCGGGGGCGGGTCGGCGGCGGCCTGACCGTGCGGGTGGAGCGGGCGCTGCTGCCGGTGCTGCGGGAGCTTTCCCGCGAGGCGTCGCCGTTCACCGGCCCGGCCGAGGCCGGCGCCTGGGTGGAGCCGCTGCTCGTGGTGGAGGTCCGCTACAGCGAGATCACCCCCGACGGGCGGCTGCGCTTCCCGGTGTTCCTGCGGCTGCGACCCGACAAGCTGCCCGGCGACTGCGTGGGCGAGGACTGCGGATGA
- the ligD gene encoding non-homologous end-joining DNA ligase — protein MKVRVDARELTLSNLDKPLYPDGTTKAEVIDYYHRIASVILPHLRDRALTRIRFPDGADRPGFFEKNAPAKKPAWIPTSPDGLIICNEIAALVWLANLAALELHTHQWLVGAPGPDRVVFDLDPGPGTGLDECRAVALALRDRLAVDGRPAFPKTSGRKGMQVSSTFSGSFDEVAEYARGIAAEFAAAAKGLITDQMAKELRPGKVFIDWSQNNQAKTTVCVYSLRAGPTPTVSAPLTWDEVAKGDFIAASFGPAEVLDRVAHLGDLHAGLLG, from the coding sequence ATGAAGGTCAGGGTCGACGCCCGCGAGCTGACGCTCTCCAACCTGGACAAGCCGCTCTACCCCGACGGCACCACCAAGGCGGAGGTGATCGACTACTACCACCGGATCGCCTCGGTGATCCTGCCGCACCTGCGCGACCGCGCGCTGACCCGCATCCGCTTCCCCGACGGCGCCGACCGCCCCGGCTTCTTCGAGAAGAACGCCCCGGCCAAGAAGCCCGCCTGGATCCCGACCTCGCCCGACGGCCTGATCATCTGCAACGAGATCGCCGCCCTGGTCTGGCTGGCCAACCTCGCCGCGCTCGAACTGCACACCCACCAGTGGCTGGTCGGCGCCCCCGGCCCCGACCGCGTCGTCTTCGACCTGGACCCCGGCCCCGGGACGGGACTGGACGAGTGCCGCGCGGTGGCCCTGGCCCTGCGCGACCGCCTCGCCGTCGACGGCCGCCCGGCCTTCCCCAAGACCTCGGGCCGGAAAGGCATGCAGGTCAGCAGCACCTTCTCGGGCAGCTTCGACGAGGTCGCCGAGTACGCCCGCGGCATCGCGGCCGAGTTCGCCGCCGCGGCGAAGGGCCTGATCACCGATCAGATGGCCAAGGAACTGCGCCCCGGCAAGGTCTTCATCGACTGGAGTCAGAACAACCAGGCCAAGACGACGGTATGCGTCTACTCCCTGCGCGCCGGTCCCACACCCACCGTCTCCGCTCCCCTGACCTGGGACGAGGTGGCCAAAGGTGACTTCATCGCCGCCTCCTTCGGCCCCGCCGAGGTCCTCGACCGCGTCGCCCACCTCGGCGATCTCCACGCCGGCCTGCTCGGCTGA
- a CDS encoding helix-turn-helix transcriptional regulator has product MDEERAGLAGELGWLLAGERQRRGMSQAELARRVGLPQQQVSRFESGRRTVTSTVADRLFGELGLQLRVAVEAAGSGLDAEIEKVRAGLSGRQNMVLADLRLLSTRHRPGFAYLLDGEGAALLQGVPVVARRLDLLVAEGEVDALAEWVRRVGLRRYDERSGELGWGDPDPRAAGPLRWGNGLVELAVRLVAELPPPVLVTVPGFGAGEEHRAAVRALPEVEADFPVVARVLSRLRAAR; this is encoded by the coding sequence GTGGATGAGGAGCGGGCAGGACTGGCCGGGGAGCTCGGGTGGCTGCTGGCGGGCGAGCGGCAGCGGCGCGGCATGAGCCAGGCGGAGCTCGCCCGCCGCGTGGGGCTGCCCCAGCAGCAGGTGTCGCGGTTCGAGAGTGGCCGGCGGACGGTGACCAGCACCGTGGCGGACCGGCTGTTCGGGGAGCTGGGGCTGCAGCTGCGGGTGGCGGTCGAGGCGGCGGGCAGCGGGCTGGACGCGGAGATCGAGAAGGTACGGGCCGGTCTGTCCGGGCGGCAGAACATGGTGCTCGCCGACCTGAGGCTGCTGAGCACGCGGCACCGGCCGGGGTTCGCCTACCTGCTCGATGGCGAAGGGGCCGCGCTGCTGCAAGGGGTGCCGGTGGTGGCGCGGCGGCTCGATCTGCTGGTGGCGGAGGGCGAGGTGGACGCGCTGGCCGAGTGGGTCAGGCGGGTGGGGCTGCGGCGTTACGACGAGCGGTCGGGGGAGCTCGGGTGGGGTGATCCGGATCCGCGCGCGGCGGGGCCGCTGCGGTGGGGCAACGGGCTGGTGGAGCTGGCGGTGCGGCTCGTCGCGGAGCTGCCGCCGCCGGTGCTCGTCACCGTGCCCGGGTTCGGGGCGGGTGAGGAGCACCGGGCGGCGGTGCGGGCGCTGCCCGAGGTGGAAGCCGACTTCCCTGTCGTGGCGCGGGTGCTCAGCCGGCTGCGGGCGGCTCGGTGA